A stretch of the Streptococcus suis genome encodes the following:
- the cas4 gene encoding CRISPR-associated protein Cas4, translating into MAYAEDDYLMLSGIQHFQFCKRQWALIHIYQEWAENEATTHGQFLHQKADNPYIKEKRKDFLISRAMQVSSKELGLYGILDVVEFHKDEAGISLSGKRGKWIPTIVEYKRGKPKKDERDIVQLVAQTMCLEETLACKIDTGYLYYHSVNKKVEISISAELRQLVVELARQMHELYQKRDLPKAEYFKNCQLCSLVDICMPRLSKKSRSVAHYIQQSMASEEGL; encoded by the coding sequence ATGGCCTATGCAGAAGATGATTATTTGATGTTGTCTGGTATTCAACATTTTCAGTTCTGCAAACGTCAATGGGCCTTGATCCATATTTATCAAGAATGGGCTGAAAATGAGGCAACCACTCACGGTCAGTTTCTTCATCAAAAAGCTGACAATCCCTATATCAAAGAAAAACGTAAGGATTTCTTGATTTCTAGGGCGATGCAGGTATCGTCTAAGGAGTTAGGGCTTTACGGGATTTTGGATGTTGTGGAATTCCATAAAGATGAGGCAGGTATTTCACTGAGTGGAAAACGTGGTAAATGGATTCCAACTATCGTTGAATACAAGCGTGGTAAGCCGAAAAAAGATGAACGGGATATTGTTCAATTGGTGGCACAGACCATGTGTTTAGAGGAAACACTGGCTTGCAAAATTGATACGGGCTATCTGTACTATCATAGTGTCAATAAAAAAGTAGAAATTAGCATTAGTGCTGAATTGAGGCAGCTGGTTGTTGAATTAGCTAGACAAATGCATGAACTTTATCAGAAAAGAGATTTGCCAAAGGCTGAGTATTTTAAGAATTGCCAACTTTGCTCACTGGTAGATATTTGTATGCCTAGATTGAGTAAAAAATCGCGTAGTGTTGCTCATTATATCCAACAATCCATGGCAAGCGAGGAGGGGTTATGA
- the cas7c gene encoding type I-C CRISPR-associated protein Cas7/Csd2 — translation MLEQKIDFMVTIEVREANANGDPLSGNMPRTNANNQGIISDVAIKRKIRNRMQDMGHSIFVQANDRIEDGLNSLEKRFKAQFSGKESDEEINEKANQIWLDVRSFGQVFTYLKDRSFAIRGPVSVSMAHSLEPIIISSLQITRSTNGVEPKKAGGRSSDTMGTKHFVDYGVYIVKGSINAYFAEKTGFTAEDAEVLKETLITLFENDASSARPEGSMRVREVFWFTHSNKLGNVSSARIFDLLEFDKEKQDKSSYEEYAIGLKQKELAEFQAKGLKVDILEGL, via the coding sequence ATGTTGGAACAGAAAATTGATTTTATGGTAACCATTGAGGTGCGTGAGGCCAATGCTAATGGCGATCCCTTATCAGGAAATATGCCACGTACGAATGCAAATAACCAAGGGATTATTAGTGATGTTGCTATTAAGCGAAAAATTCGCAATCGTATGCAGGATATGGGGCATTCTATTTTTGTCCAGGCAAATGATCGGATTGAAGATGGCTTAAATTCTTTAGAAAAACGCTTCAAAGCTCAATTTTCTGGAAAAGAATCAGATGAGGAAATCAATGAAAAAGCTAATCAAATCTGGCTAGATGTACGCTCATTTGGTCAGGTCTTCACGTATTTGAAGGATCGCTCTTTTGCTATCCGTGGACCAGTTTCTGTTAGCATGGCTCATTCGTTAGAACCTATTATCATTTCTAGTTTGCAGATTACTAGAAGTACAAATGGTGTGGAACCTAAGAAAGCAGGAGGTCGTTCTTCTGACACCATGGGAACCAAGCATTTTGTAGATTACGGTGTATATATTGTAAAAGGGTCTATCAATGCTTATTTTGCAGAGAAGACAGGCTTTACGGCGGAAGATGCGGAGGTCTTGAAAGAAACTCTAATTACCCTATTTGAAAATGATGCATCATCAGCTCGCCCAGAAGGTTCAATGCGTGTTCGTGAAGTTTTCTGGTTCACTCATTCCAATAAACTGGGCAATGTTTCTAGTGCACGCATCTTCGACTTGTTAGAATTTGATAAGGAAAAGCAAGACAAGTCAAGCTATGAAGAGTATGCGATTGGACTGAAGCAGAAAGAGCTGGCTGAGTTTCAGGCTAAGGGATTGAAAGTTGATATTTTAGAAGGATTGTAA
- the cas5c gene encoding type I-C CRISPR-associated protein Cas5: MYRSRNFYLRVKGDLALFTNPATKGGGERSSYAVPTRQALKGVVDAVYYKPTITNVVTEVKIVNQIQTELHGVRALLANYGADLSYVSYLSKVEYLVKFHFIWNENRPDLVHDRLPNKHEAIMERSIKKGGRRDVFLGTRECLGLVEAISQEDYETADVKYGDVTIDFGIMFHSFAYPTESNQPLRSYFTRTVMENSVIRFKEQEDCEIVNTLSNYVFKTSGDIKLVEEEFEIYSRDQENEEGGR, encoded by the coding sequence TTGTATCGTTCACGGAATTTTTACCTGCGGGTGAAGGGTGATCTGGCTCTCTTTACGAATCCTGCGACCAAGGGTGGTGGAGAAAGGTCAAGCTATGCCGTTCCTACTCGACAGGCCTTAAAAGGTGTGGTGGATGCGGTTTACTATAAACCAACCATTACAAATGTTGTGACAGAAGTGAAGATTGTCAATCAAATTCAAACGGAGCTTCACGGAGTCCGAGCCTTGTTGGCTAATTATGGAGCTGACTTAAGTTATGTTTCTTACCTTAGCAAAGTGGAATACCTGGTCAAATTTCACTTTATCTGGAATGAAAATCGCCCAGATTTAGTACACGATCGTTTGCCCAACAAACATGAGGCGATTATGGAAAGGTCTATCAAAAAAGGCGGGCGACGAGATGTCTTTCTTGGAACCAGGGAATGTCTTGGTTTAGTTGAAGCCATTAGCCAGGAAGATTATGAAACAGCTGATGTCAAATATGGAGATGTCACCATCGACTTTGGAATTATGTTTCATTCATTTGCCTATCCAACAGAGTCTAATCAACCGCTTCGTTCCTATTTTACAAGGACCGTCATGGAAAACAGTGTCATACGGTTTAAGGAGCAAGAAGACTGCGAGATTGTGAACACACTTTCAAATTATGTTTTCAAGACTTCGGGAGATATCAAGTTAGTAGAAGAAGAATTTGAGATATACTCACGAGATCAAGAAAATGAGGAAGGAGGTCGCTAA
- the cas3 gene encoding CRISPR-associated helicase Cas3', producing the protein MRLAHLEKRDIESRFQYLEDHLFNVAMGAKVLTDTIGQGDILFLLGLYHDLGKSERLFQKKMKEEPNLHVDHSYAGARYLFQEIEQVFQRSGRNPNDAQLFREIIAYIISAHHGVYDVPLPEDMEGAGRYRYSKLFYRIGQPRADYHYEEDIKAYAKLLEEQLPSFGYQNVDDLVMKSFENFQTAWAKLCINDDSESAFYSSCFIRLYLSYLKNADILDTINAYDLVIEPKTTEENSELVQKYFQSVEEVYAGFGNPTTELNRIRTALGERVKHRGATDSSGIYRLNLPTGTGKTNLSLRYAIHQLTQKGKNRFFYMTPFLSVLEQNAAAIQEIIGKEGVLEHHSNLVREQQDATPQNEEYGEETVNSLMTDYLIDTWDSPVVLTTMVQFFQTLFKTKSANIRRFSNLANSVLILDEVQSLPIEVTTLFNLTMNFLSRVMGATVVLCTATQPAYDSVSISHRLLYGGEIAEQADIVTLTAEEQEVFKRTELRKFDESNAISRLTDLASFILEEETSTLVILNTKPAVEKLYSLLEFQTDRPLYHLSTNMCAQHRLDVIQEIKKQLKDDVPIICISTQLIEAGVDVDFERVVRSYAGLDSIVQAAGRCNREGKRDVGQVTLINLSKEEESLTYLKEIKHKKEATENILIKETSPIEVGALNLLFFERYYADNTKQFDYPLSTNESVYDYLSLSSFKGSPNCKVRQSFKTAGQKMDLIKDDSIGVLVPYGDGVDIIADLEELLVDTPYPRGQDLVEIKQILKSLQPFTVNLRKYDSRLQAIRYYLEGKVLILQEEYYDDEKLGLKKEANLPIL; encoded by the coding sequence ATGAGGTTAGCACATCTTGAAAAAAGAGACATAGAAAGTCGGTTTCAATATCTAGAGGACCACCTGTTCAATGTTGCGATGGGGGCCAAAGTCCTTACAGATACGATTGGCCAAGGGGATATTTTGTTCTTACTAGGACTTTATCATGATTTGGGCAAGAGTGAAAGACTTTTTCAGAAAAAAATGAAAGAGGAGCCAAATCTACACGTCGATCATTCGTATGCAGGAGCCCGTTACCTATTTCAAGAGATTGAGCAAGTCTTTCAACGATCGGGGAGAAACCCAAACGATGCCCAGCTTTTTCGTGAAATAATAGCCTACATTATATCTGCCCACCACGGTGTGTATGACGTCCCTCTACCTGAGGATATGGAAGGAGCAGGTAGATATCGGTATAGTAAGTTATTCTATCGGATTGGCCAGCCACGAGCAGACTATCATTATGAAGAAGATATAAAGGCCTATGCCAAGTTATTGGAAGAACAGCTACCTAGCTTTGGCTATCAAAATGTAGATGATTTAGTTATGAAATCATTTGAAAATTTTCAAACCGCTTGGGCGAAGTTATGCATCAATGATGATAGCGAATCGGCTTTTTATAGTTCTTGTTTTATTCGGCTCTACCTGTCTTATTTGAAGAATGCGGATATTTTGGATACGATTAATGCCTATGACCTTGTTATCGAGCCAAAAACTACTGAGGAAAATAGTGAACTTGTTCAGAAGTATTTTCAATCAGTAGAAGAAGTTTATGCAGGTTTTGGAAATCCAACTACCGAACTTAACCGTATTCGAACGGCCTTGGGAGAGCGTGTTAAACATCGTGGTGCTACGGATTCTTCAGGCATTTATCGCCTCAATCTTCCGACGGGTACAGGTAAAACTAATCTGTCGCTTCGTTACGCTATTCATCAACTGACACAGAAAGGTAAAAATCGTTTCTTCTACATGACGCCCTTTTTGTCCGTTTTAGAACAAAATGCAGCAGCGATTCAGGAGATTATTGGCAAAGAAGGTGTCTTGGAGCACCATTCTAATCTAGTCAGAGAACAACAAGATGCCACACCTCAAAATGAGGAGTATGGAGAGGAAACTGTCAATAGTCTAATGACAGATTACCTGATTGATACCTGGGATAGCCCAGTTGTCCTTACCACCATGGTTCAGTTCTTTCAAACCCTCTTTAAGACCAAGTCAGCTAATATCAGACGCTTCTCCAACTTAGCAAACAGCGTCTTGATTTTAGATGAAGTCCAATCCCTCCCCATTGAGGTCACTACGCTTTTTAATCTGACCATGAATTTTTTGAGTCGTGTCATGGGGGCTACAGTTGTTCTCTGTACTGCGACTCAACCTGCCTATGATTCGGTTTCCATAAGCCACCGACTATTATATGGTGGGGAAATAGCAGAGCAGGCAGACATTGTCACCTTAACCGCTGAAGAACAAGAGGTCTTTAAGAGGACAGAACTCCGCAAGTTTGATGAAAGCAATGCAATTTCCCGATTGACTGACCTGGCAAGTTTTATCTTGGAAGAAGAAACTTCTACGCTTGTCATTCTCAATACCAAACCAGCAGTAGAAAAACTATATAGCCTATTAGAATTCCAAACAGACAGACCACTTTATCACCTCTCAACCAATATGTGTGCCCAGCACCGTCTTGATGTTATCCAAGAAATCAAAAAGCAGTTGAAAGACGATGTTCCTATAATTTGTATTAGTACGCAATTGATTGAAGCAGGAGTGGATGTTGATTTTGAGCGAGTGGTTCGATCTTATGCTGGACTAGATTCAATTGTTCAAGCAGCTGGCCGTTGTAATCGTGAAGGAAAACGTGATGTAGGTCAGGTAACATTGATAAATTTATCCAAGGAAGAAGAAAGCCTCACCTATCTTAAAGAAATCAAGCATAAAAAAGAGGCGACTGAGAATATTTTGATAAAAGAAACGTCACCAATTGAAGTTGGGGCCTTAAATCTTCTATTTTTTGAACGTTACTATGCCGACAATACAAAACAATTTGATTACCCACTGTCTACCAATGAATCTGTCTATGACTATCTCAGCTTAAGTAGCTTCAAAGGAAGTCCGAACTGCAAAGTCAGACAGTCGTTCAAGACTGCAGGGCAGAAAATGGATTTAATCAAAGATGATAGTATTGGTGTCCTAGTTCCATATGGTGACGGAGTGGATATAATCGCTGACTTGGAAGAACTTTTGGTAGATACTCCCTATCCAAGAGGCCAGGATTTAGTTGAGATTAAACAAATTCTCAAGAGTTTGCAGCCTTTTACAGTCAATCTGAGAAAGTATGACAGTCGGCTACAAGCAATCCGATATTATTTGGAGGGAAAGGTCTTAATACTGCAAGAAGAGTATTATGATGACGAAAAGCTTGGATTAAAAAAAGAGGCAAACCTTCCTATCTTGTAA
- the cas8c gene encoding type I-C CRISPR-associated protein Cas8c/Csd1, whose translation MDFFTALLRAYEAAEDTGWVDNAQKSTSPLLPIYHTSRRSNGKDTIAILLDNEGNFMKADFMADGESIIFPVTSDSVARSGKNPAPHPLVDKLTYYLSEIDQGQYDAYHRQLDEWISQCQEQEVKRFLSHIQRFLLQDDFIEKIVQSLYGRVTSREGLKVTFLNSDDSEKTIDLSTAFLEFKIDQFIGYQTVSVTNYLDLHKAYISYVESNQQADIICNISGKQEVLAAKHRGLIGNAKLISVSNNIETYKGRFKQREDVFTVGNQTSEKIHLMAKFLLENEHTHAWLGSGQHLINWFSDDLSNETQLDITSPKVEDNGMFDFGETSSDDSPKFQVTEVNKKIRSAFIHGKKEFGDGATYYVAIVNKTNDGRVALKYFRQLAASQLLDNLNKWQDRYSWQFKKQNGEYAECPPSYQDIVLAAYGVDRGRFLELDNDKFKSDQFQKLATSMIDGKDIPDTILGKLKDNIKQRQRYGNTWNKVLFVSLALLHKTNKEEFTPMLDHENKDRSYLFGRLLAIFELLELQRYQLDGSKNDRITNAERYWNAYTSQPAKLMMNLTNKIKPYEEAVKLNSPGIFNKLEKEREEIMVLLGPLMQERGINDPLDYRFIFGYYAEKQYFYTKQEKIESEE comes from the coding sequence ATGGATTTCTTTACAGCACTTTTACGGGCTTATGAAGCAGCCGAGGACACGGGATGGGTAGACAATGCTCAAAAATCAACTAGTCCCCTCCTACCGATTTACCATACCAGTCGTCGTTCAAATGGGAAGGACACGATAGCTATTCTACTAGACAATGAAGGAAACTTCATGAAGGCAGACTTTATGGCTGATGGCGAGAGTATCATCTTTCCGGTGACTTCTGACTCGGTGGCTCGTTCGGGGAAAAATCCAGCTCCGCACCCGTTGGTTGATAAATTGACTTACTATCTTTCAGAAATAGACCAAGGACAGTATGATGCCTATCATCGTCAGTTAGATGAATGGATTTCCCAGTGTCAGGAACAAGAAGTTAAAAGATTTTTGAGTCATATCCAGCGTTTTCTGTTACAGGATGACTTTATAGAGAAGATTGTCCAGTCCCTCTATGGTAGAGTAACCAGTAGAGAGGGATTAAAAGTAACTTTTCTGAACAGTGATGATAGTGAAAAGACTATTGACCTATCGACTGCTTTTCTGGAATTTAAAATTGATCAATTCATAGGGTATCAAACCGTTTCTGTTACCAACTATTTGGACTTACATAAGGCTTACATTTCCTATGTGGAATCGAATCAGCAAGCAGATATCATCTGTAATATTAGTGGGAAACAAGAAGTGCTGGCTGCCAAGCACCGCGGATTGATAGGAAATGCCAAATTGATTTCCGTCAGCAATAACATTGAAACCTATAAGGGACGCTTCAAGCAACGAGAGGATGTCTTTACCGTTGGGAATCAGACTTCGGAAAAAATTCATTTAATGGCAAAATTTTTGTTGGAGAATGAACATACCCACGCATGGCTAGGGTCAGGACAGCATTTAATCAACTGGTTTAGTGATGATTTGTCCAATGAGACACAATTAGATATCACCAGTCCAAAAGTGGAAGATAATGGAATGTTTGATTTTGGAGAAACGTCTTCAGATGATAGCCCAAAATTTCAAGTAACAGAGGTAAATAAGAAAATCCGCTCTGCCTTTATCCATGGTAAAAAAGAATTTGGTGACGGAGCGACTTACTATGTTGCTATCGTTAACAAGACCAATGATGGTCGTGTTGCCCTTAAATACTTTAGACAGCTAGCTGCCTCTCAACTACTAGATAATCTCAATAAATGGCAGGACAGGTATTCTTGGCAATTTAAGAAGCAAAATGGAGAGTATGCGGAGTGTCCACCGAGTTACCAGGATATTGTTTTAGCGGCCTATGGTGTAGATAGAGGTCGATTCTTGGAACTAGACAACGACAAGTTCAAGAGTGATCAGTTCCAAAAGTTAGCTACAAGCATGATTGATGGGAAAGATATTCCGGATACGATTCTTGGTAAATTAAAAGACAATATCAAGCAACGTCAGAGATATGGGAACACATGGAACAAGGTATTATTTGTTTCCTTGGCCCTTTTACATAAAACTAATAAGGAGGAGTTTACACCGATGTTAGACCACGAGAATAAGGATCGTTCCTATTTGTTTGGACGATTATTGGCGATTTTTGAATTGTTAGAGCTTCAACGGTATCAGTTAGACGGTTCAAAAAATGATCGCATCACGAATGCGGAACGTTATTGGAATGCCTATACAAGTCAGCCAGCTAAGCTGATGATGAATTTAACCAATAAAATCAAACCTTACGAAGAAGCAGTAAAGTTAAACAGTCCTGGTATTTTTAATAAATTAGAAAAAGAACGGGAAGAAATCATGGTGTTATTAGGGCCTTTGATGCAAGAACGTGGAATCAATGACCCATTAGACTATCGCTTTATATTTGGTTATTATGCTGAGAAGCAATACTTCTACACAAAACAAGAAAAAATTGAAAGTGAGGAATAA